The following DNA comes from Enterocloster bolteae.
TCACAATCCCCACAGGACCGCTGATATCGTTGACCGAAACCATGCCGTGGAACATCATATAAAAGGTGTCAAACACATAGTGAATCCAGTACTGTACCTCATAGGCGCTGTGTACCAGAAGCTGCCCTATGTTCTCTACCGTGCTGGGGACCGGGTTAAACTGGACCCCCATCATATACTGGTTGTTCTCCGCGGAAAAGACAGGCTCCAGCTCCGTGCTGAAGCGCTCGGTCCCTCCCCCTTCCTCCGTCCTCTCCCAGGTAACCTTAAGAGATTTCTGCGGGTGGGTGAACAGGTACCAGTTAATATCCCTGTAAGAATGGACCTTTCTGCCGTTAATGGATTTAATCACATCGCCGGCCTCCATGCCGGCTGCCTGGGCCGGATACCCGTCCACAACCCCGGCCAGCCGGGTGGTGTCATACCCCGTAATACCGATGAGCACCATGGAAAGGCCGAAGGCCAGGATAAAATTAAACACAGGTCCGGCTGCCACCACGGAAATCCTGGCCCATACGGACTTGTTGTTAAACGCGCTTTCGTCTGTTATCCCCTCGTCTTCCCCCAGCATCATGCAGGAGCCGCCAAACGGCAGTATCTTAAAGGAATACCGGGTGCCGCCTTTCTCAAAGCTGAACAGCCTTGGCCCCATGCCAAGGGAAAATTCAATCACACCTATCCCATTTAACTTTGCAAACAAAAAATGGCCGAATTCGTGAATCATGATAATGATTCCCAGCATCAGCATCGCAATAATCAAGCTCATCCGGCTCTCACCTGTCCATCCGGCGCTCCGCCGCCCTTTTTACGCGCGGCGTGCGCCTCCTTTCTGTCTTAATTCCATTTCTGTCTTAATTCCATTTTGATGATAGATAATCGTAAGTTTCCTGTTCTGCCTCCAGAATCTGCGCCACGTCAGGGGAGGGCTTTACACAGTGATGCTCCATGGCCCCCTCTATCATATCCACGATGGCCAGGTAATTGATTTTCCGCTCAAGGAACATGGCGACTGCCATCTCATTGGCCGCGTTGAACACAGTTGGCAGGGTACCGCCCCTGCGCCCCGCCTCGTAGGCCAGCTTAAGGCCCCTGAACGTCTCCATATCCGGCACCTCAAAGGAAATCTTTGTAAGCTTTTCAAAGTCCAGCCGGTCC
Coding sequences within:
- the rseP gene encoding RIP metalloprotease RseP, which translates into the protein MSLIIAMLMLGIIIMIHEFGHFLFAKLNGIGVIEFSLGMGPRLFSFEKGGTRYSFKILPFGGSCMMLGEDEGITDESAFNNKSVWARISVVAAGPVFNFILAFGLSMVLIGITGYDTTRLAGVVDGYPAQAAGMEAGDVIKSINGRKVHSYRDINWYLFTHPQKSLKVTWERTEEGGGTERFSTELEPVFSAENNQYMMGVQFNPVPSTVENIGQLLVHSAYEVQYWIHYVFDTFYMMFHGMVSVNDISGPVGIVNAIDTTVDETAPYGLSAVVLMLINFTILLSANLGVMNLLPIPALDGGRLVFLIIEAVRGKPIDKEKEGMVHMAGMMVLLALMVLILFNDVRKLF